One part of the Rothia sp. ZJ932 genome encodes these proteins:
- a CDS encoding LUD domain-containing protein: MSDAKAEILKRIRTSLGDHPQPAEPVRNYRKVSDKSEEEVLEMLIDRLVDYKANVYQETEETIAERVSELLGKSSRYVVPTGLKSEWLPKDTAARTRLVDSGNAKKSGALGVRELDAVDAVVTSSTVSCAETGTIFLTSNPDEGRRAITLVPDHHICVVPIDTVVELIPEAIKRTNFDQPVTMISGPSATSDIELIRVEGVHGPRTLDVIILK, translated from the coding sequence ATGTCTGATGCAAAAGCTGAGATTCTCAAGCGTATTCGCACTTCTTTGGGAGATCACCCTCAGCCTGCTGAGCCGGTGCGTAACTACCGCAAGGTGAGCGATAAGAGTGAAGAAGAAGTTCTTGAGATGCTGATTGACCGTTTGGTTGATTACAAAGCGAACGTTTATCAGGAGACCGAAGAGACCATCGCTGAGCGTGTTAGCGAGCTGCTGGGCAAGTCATCGCGTTACGTGGTGCCTACCGGTCTAAAAAGCGAATGGTTGCCTAAAGATACCGCTGCGCGCACGCGCTTGGTCGATTCAGGAAACGCGAAGAAATCGGGTGCTTTGGGCGTTCGTGAGTTGGACGCGGTGGACGCTGTGGTCACCTCATCGACGGTTTCCTGCGCTGAAACCGGCACCATCTTCTTGACCTCTAACCCTGATGAGGGTCGCCGCGCAATCACCCTGGTACCCGATCACCACATTTGCGTGGTGCCCATCGATACCGTGGTGGAGCTGATTCCTGAGGCTATCAAACGCACTAACTTTGACCAGCCTGTCACCATGATTTCTGGACCGTCAGCTACCTCAGATATTGAGCTCATTCGTGTAGAGGGCGTCCACGGCCCCCGTACCCTTGACGTGATTATTCTGAAGTAA